CCTCTGAACCTGGAGCAGGAGAAGCAGACCTTCTTCCAGTCCGACTACAAGTACGAGCCTCAGTTTGAGTACGCACAGCCGGAGCCGAGGAGCGTGTTGGAGAAGTACCGAGAGGGCTCGGGCCTCTTCCTCGAACAGGTACGCTACCAAACATCTACCAATCACCTGTGAGTTCacacgatgatgatgatgatgatgatgatgatgatgatgatgagttttCTGTCTAACTGCAGGCGGTTGGAATCATGGAGTGCGTCCTGAGGAAGTTTAGCTCCTATGAGAACTTTGAGGAGGTGACGGGCGGCAGCGTCCTCCCTAAAAGTCAAGTCTGGGCTGCCGTACGCAAATATCTGCAGAAAGAAGGCTGCGTTGGAGAGGTGAGTGACACGCAGCACATACGGAGGCAACACACCTGTGAAGCTAGGAACCAGCCGGAACCtgttaagataaaaaaaaataatcaatcaataaataaatatatgtcattaaatgttgcaaatataatattagaaataaatgtagccattaattaattgataaaatgtgacataaattgatatttctgttttaatttgcttctttatttatctttgtattaattcccttatttatttattcttctgtttaattttttcttttatttatttatgtatttatttttaaatttatttatttgtatttatttatttttgcatttattttttacttatttatttttgcatttatatttacttttaaatgtatgtgtttatttatgtattcatgcatttatttatttttgcacaactTCCCCTTTGCAtatcaccccttatttatttatgaaatgtataaagaaaagaatacagaaataaataactttggggaaataaataagaggtgaaatgcaaatggaaaatcgtgcagaaataaataaatacataaataaatacatacatttaaaaataaatataaaataataaaaaaaactaaaataaatgcaaaaataaatagatatatagaaaataactacataaataaataaaaggagaaaataaattaaatagttaataagggaataaatacaaagataaataaataaaaaagcaaattaaaacagaaatatcaatttatgtcatattttatcaaataattaacggctatatttattttttatattattttgctacatttaatgacatatttatttatttatcgagtcatttattgatttattgatttattttttattttggtaggttccgtcctccatatgaAGCGACTGTAAAACCACAGCAGACAATATGACGTGTTTTTGCAGGAAAAGCGCAGGTGTTACTAATGACATTAGCGATGGCTCCGTTCTAGTGTCCAGTGAGCCgcataccaggaccctgaaactgaagcagctcaatgaagtcattttattatttacacctgtgattatcctgttgtgacatgtcaaaatgtctgatgCAGACTTCAAAACAACAAAGAGTGTCTGCAACCGAAATACTAGTCGGTtaaacttattattttattaatgtacacATTTAAATGATATATGGACATGCTGCCTCAGCTGTTCCTGTGGAGAGCCGccgctcctctctgctcctctccgcTCTGATCTGAActtgtttaaaagtttctcaggagtttccagaggcggtgaATCGCGCCGGACGCCCATGATTTACGTAAAGTAGcatagacctcaactttatgcaaatgaggagcggccacactaccagaatgcattgatgcacggctgcttacatagacaagaatgggaagcgtggaaatgacggagcctgtggacacgtaccattagatCACAGTCCCTGCTGGCGTTTCATCAAACAGCACCAGGTCGTGAGGCGCATTACTAACCGGGCAACCGGAGTGGACACTGGGGACATATTGATTTCAGCagcatttaaaacatgttttggttATTGAAAATTGTGATTAACAATTTCAAATGGCTCTTATACTTAATATTTTTTCGGTTGTTTAACTTTGTAGATTAAATTGTGCTCAATTCTGAGTGTTTTCTTACTTTTAGACTAGTTGACAGTTGAAACCTCCGTTTAAACATCAGAGAAATTAGTCATTAGGAACACCTCTACTAGTAAgtaaatacatttgttttaaaattgGCAGTTGCCTCTTCAATCATCAATATGAATGTCGTAATTCAGCACTTCAAACAGCACTTGACTTTCAAATTAACTTTGAGAGGTAGTTGATTTTGTTCACTGTTTACCTTCCTCCTGCCCCGCCCCGCCGCCGCAGGCACAGGCGTCTGCAGAGGTCACATACTAACCTTCCCGCAGTACAgtttgtgcacacaaacacagccaaGCAAAGAACAAGTTTCAAAGTAGACTAAAAACACTGACTGAACAAAGTATGACTTGGCAAAACGTCAACCAGCACACAAGAGGATGAAGGAGATGTTgtggatgatgatggtgatggtgatgatgatggtgcgTCTGTGTCTCCAGGTGGTGGTGCGTCTGTCTGACGAGCTGCTGTCTCAGGCGGTGATGGTGGTGGAGAGCTGCCGTCCCACTCTGACCATCAACCTGGCCGGAGCTCGACAGCACTGGCTGGAGGGGATGCTGCGACATGAGATCGGTATACGCTGCAGCTCACACACTGATTCCAGGAGCGTTTTATTAGATCTGAATCATTTAGGTCATCAGCTTATCAAGCTAAAGTTTAAAACTGGTTGTGCCTCACAAACTCGTTCTTACATAGAAATGAGTTACTATTGCTAAACATGTTCACCTCGTTGTACGATCGACACATCTGACCTAAAACTTGATAAATGTTGTTTAATAATGACGTAAatctttacattttaaattacatttctgCGCCGACTGCGTGCGCTGtgcttttcatttcaacatggatgctTTCGAGGGAAGACTGTCCGAGCAGGTTGGCCTGTACAGACATCTGGACAGctgttcattgagagaccacagggacagtcacatgaccacagggcagtcacatgaccacacggacagtcacatgaccacagggacagtcacaagACCACAGGGaccagggacagtcacatgaccacagggcagtcacatgaccacagggacaatcacagtcacatgaccacagggacagtcacatgacattaaatactTGGAGAGCAACAGGCAACCCACTGGGGAAAGAAGAGGTTTTGTGCTGCAGTCTATGTAAGAATATTAGAGATTGTTTAGTAAAAGCTAAATAAAAAAGGtcggagccgatcccagctgacattgggtgaaggcggggtacacctgGGCAGGTCGTCACggtgtttcatttgtgtgtgaagcactttgtaacagtgtgttttaaaaggtgctatataaataaagctttacttacttactaccacggctgacacatagagacagacaaccattcacacccaCATGCACACCTATGACACAtctagagtcaacaatgaaccgagtataaacaaagcttaaagaaatcttagtcgactaaagaCCAGAACGACAGAGGGGGTCAGTCCTAGTTACCTAGCAACAGATTTACTGACGTCTTCACCAGCTGAGACATTTCTTGAGTTTTAACGGTGCAACCTGATTCAGTGATTTGATAATGATTTAGTGAATCACTGGTTCAAACCAGCTAGTTGTGATGAGTCTtcctctgttctctctttcGGCCGTGTTGAACTACAGAAACACTCTCAGCGACGTTACAGAGCGATGTTTATCTAgctgagaacagagagaacaaatAACCAGATAAACTCAGctgtattttaacaataaaaggGAATTAAACAGATCCGGCCGTCAGAACTCAAACAGGATTTTACAGTGATGTGATTCAACTTgagttaatatttatttaaaataaaaactccACGGATGTATTGTGTGGAATATATAAGTAAGCCAGGCTGAGCGTCTGCGGTTGTTTAATGCTCATTGTAAAGAAAGCCGAACAATAAGATGGATAAAGGTCTTTGTGGTAATTGTGCACCCTCGTTGCTTGAACATGACATCACCTCAAAGACTCATCATACGACTCCTCATACGATACCACAGTTTATTGACTCGCGACCCGGCTGTGCAGCCGAAGGCACCTGACCTCTGAGGGTGGGACGGCTCGTTTCCTCAGATCCTCCTTTGTGTGTTCTTACTCTATAAAAACTAAAGACGAAGACACCCGAGAGGGAAGTTTGTACCTTTGGGGCTGTTTTTCCTGCTGACATTTAAGggaaatctttttctttttttcataagatttaattttgatttctaaatatatatatatatgtatgtgtatatatatatatatatatatagagagaatatatatatatatagagaatCTACTGTCTGACTCACAAAGCAAACCGACAAAAACAGtagtgtaataaaaaaaagaatgaacatAGATATATAATAATGATCAGATAAAACAGaaggaaaatgaataaatgaaatgacTCTAGTTGTTATTAATTGTCTCCTCAGGTACACATTACCTGCGAGGGGTGAACAACAACCTGCAGCCGTGGTCCACCACCGAGGGCAGGAAGCAGTACGGCCTCAAGCCGGCCAATCCCACGGAGGAGGGCCTGGCCAGCCTGCACAGCGTGTTGCTACGGAAACAGCCCTACCTGTGGCGCGCGGCCCTGCTGTACTACACGGTGTACCACGCCACCAGCATGAGCTTCAGCCGGCTCTTCAGCCACATCGCTCGCTTCGTCCAGGACCCCGACGTCCGCTGGGAGTACTGCCTGAGAGCCAAGAGGGGACAGACGGACACCTCGCAGCCAGGTGAACACACACGGAAATATACATGAACCCCTACATACTCAGTGGCCattttattaggtacacctgtaacAGCCCTGTTCCAATATAATACAACTTTTCTGACATAAAATGGACTTTTATGATACATTATTATGAAATTGGTCTCCGTATTTCCAAATCAATGTTCAtctgataaatacaaataagaAATGGTGTTTAAATGGtgatattattaatgttattaatacaCTAAATTGTGTGTATTGGTGTAATTGGTGTGTTTCTCAGGTTGCTTCAGTAAAGATCAGGTTTATCTGGACGGGATCCTCCGAATCCTCCGACACCGAAGGAATATCGACTTCAAGATGTTGACTTCTTTGGGCAAGGTCAGTGTCAATACCTTCAAATAATAACAATGTTTATTaccaatacaaaataaataaatactgttaacagGTAAGGAAGTAAACTTTATTTCTACACCACCTTTTAAAACCCAGAGTTGTTTCACAGGTtacatgaaataataatgaaaataataactttatttaagacaaagttacaaagtgctttacagtaaaaacaataataaaagtaaataaaatccaaaacattaaatataacaaGATACAATCATTTTAACAATGCAACAAGAATTTCTGGGAATAATCAAACATATAAGATATTGATAGATGTATAgagaaatataacaaaataagaTGATGAAACATTTCTACAACCCGTTTCTTTAATGCTTTATtagtatatatttagtattatgAACGAAATGCAGATAAAAAAGGAAGTAGATCCAGGAGCCTGAGCTCAGTGAGGTCATGTGCAGCGTCTGCCCTCTGCAGGACGCTTTAGGTACAGAAAGAAAATCCTGATTCTGGTTCTGACGGCACGAAAACCTCCTGATCTGTCGACTCTGAAAACTCAGAGATGTAGACGgtttttaataaaacaatttaggagggaaatatttaaatgtatgttaatatttttgatttatttcaatCATAGGAGAGAAAACAAATCTATTTTCTTACCTTTTGATTAATGTCAAAAACAGCTGAGATGATTAAACTGTGATTGAAATATCTAAGATGTCTTGAATAAGATGATACAGACTCATTATTTTTACTATAATACAGCATATTTAGAAAGTTTTTAAAGTCCCACAAATACTCACAAAATTagcaacataattattttattttaaaatgcaaaaattattaaaatccAGTGATGCTCTGATAAACCTTCTGTGGGCATTTTGCCTAATTTGATAGATGTTTAAAATTAATGTACTGTGTAAGATTTtagtatatacattatatacaagtataacattttgtgttttaaagtaaggctgtcaatagttgaaaatagttaatcgcaaattaattgcacattttgtatgtgttcaaaatgtatcttaaagggagatttgtcaagtatttaatactcttatcaacatgggagtggacaaatatgctgctttattcaaatgtatgtatatatttattattggaaatcaattaacaacacaaaacaatgacagatattgatccagaaaccctcacaggtactgcatttagcataaaacaatatgctcaaatcataacatggcaaactgcagctcaacaggcaacaacagctgtcagtgtgtcagtgtgctgacttgactatgacttgccccaaactgcatgtgattatcataaagtgggcatgtctgtaaaggggagactcgtgggtacccatagaacccatttacattcactgatctggaggtcagaggtcaagggacccctttgaaaatggacatgacagtttttcctcgctaaaatttagtgtatgttttgagcgttatttaacctccttcacaacaagcttgcatgacatggttggtaccggttttctagtttcatataatgcctgtatctttaaaactgagccaagttgcgttaaagaaattagtggcgttaaaacaaatttgcgttaacgtgttatcattgtgttaactttgacagccccagtatTTACATTCCACCTCTGCACAGGTAGATGGTAAACTTCTGTCTGGTGTTTCCTCTCCACTGATGAACTTTCTTTTTCACCTCTTCAGGTGTCTTTCGAAGACGTGGAGAGGCTGCGACATCTGGCGGTCCTCCCACGGACCAGAATCCCGCACTTCATGCGAGACCAGGAGCGTTACCTGCAACACCTGGATCACATCGTCGCCGTCAACGACCTTGATGATTCATCGCTGCAACACCTGCTGCCCTAACCCCCCCGTCccccgtcccgtcccgtccctCCCTGCACCACCTAAactcaagaagaagaagtggaggtACACAGACTGTAACATGTGGTGCGTTTAATATCACTTAAAACCATCCAGTATTATCGATGCTTTATTTGagcgatttctttttttaaaacttgaatGATACGAGCAAAAAGGGACGTACAAACTAACACCTCTATCTACATTATCACGTTTTGTCCAATGCATGTCCCCTCCTCGCCTTTACTCCTACTATGAAGTTACCTCAATAATGCAACTCTACGATGTAACCAACATTATCTATGTAGACTCATACATAATCACTGCATCTGTACAAGACACTGGTAACGTGTGGCATACAGATTTAAACATGCTTTATTTATGCaattatttaagtttttttttactttgagagAACAAACTGAATGTCTCTGGTATTAgctttatatcttttttattttagacaatgttgtttttatgccttagattgtttgcattttaaaaaaaaggacacCAAGGACACGTCATTTCAAAAACCCCGGGGAAGTTGTAGCTGAGACCGTGAATCTTTAAGATATCAAGTGCCAGTGGACTCGGTCAAGTTTTCAAACATTCCCCggggtgttttttctttttaaatatcagtGTTATTAAGAAGATAATCAGCTGCGTTGGTACTGTCTTAACCGTGTCCTTGGTGGTCTTTTCATATCAATATGCTACTGTGATGTGACCCCGTCCCCGAGCTCCCCCCTTCTGCAGAAGACAAACTTTCTACGTTAAAGGACATTATTCTtgctagatgagaagattgacatCCTCATGTCTATCTGTTCAATATGTAGCTGTAGCTTAGCAATTAGCTACGCTTGACTTTCTAATATCTATAACATTATAGATATCAACAAAGGCATTTTGACTAGTCGTAATTATGTTGTAACTAGTCAGAATTTGTTATTCAATATATCTATAAAATCATTCTGACTAAAATtatgctaacaggctaaacaATTATAGGGACAGAGAGAAAATtatgctaacaggctaaactattagagagacGAAGAGAAACTGTTGTTGATAGGCTAaactgatggagagaaaatgatgataatagactaaactattaaagagatggagagaaaatgttgttaacaggctaaactattagagagacGAAGAGAAGATGTTGTTaacaggctaaactattagagagatggagagaaaatgttaacaggctaaactattagagagatgcAGAGAAGATGTTGTTaacaggctaaactattagagagacggagagaaaatgttaacaGGCTAAACTATTATAGGGACGGAGAGAAAatgatgctaacaggctaaactattagagagatggagaaaaaatTTTGTTaacaggctaaactattagagagatggagagaaaatgttgttaacaggctaaactattagagagttggagagaaaatgttgctaacaGGCTAAACTATTATAGGGACGGAGAGAAAATGATaacaggctaaactattagagagatgcAGAAAAAATGTTaacaggctaaactattagagagatggagagaaaatgttaacaggctaaactattagagagttggagagaaaatgttaacaggctaaactattagagagatgcAGAAAAAATGTTAACGGGCTAAACTATTAGATAGATGCAGAATTTTTTTGTTaacaggctaaactattagatAGATGCAGAAATTTTTTTGTTaacaggctaaactattagagagatgcAGAAAAAATGTTaacaggctaaactattagagagatggagagaaagtgtTGTTaacaggctaaactattagcgagatggagagaagatgttaacaggctaaactattagagagacGGATAGAAAATGTTaacaggctaaactattagagagatggagagaaaatgttaacaggctaaactattagagagatggaaAGATAATGTTGCTAATAGGCTAAATTATTAGACAGAGAAAATTATGCTAAAAGTTTAGCCTTTCGCTAACCATAGCAGCAGTCGCGGTTAACAgaagctaaactattagcaacatgtTCTCGTTGCCTTGTGCGAGAACGTAAAGCTAAcgtaaagcatttttttattttagcattttagaGCTAGCTGTtccatttccagtctttaaaCTAAGCTCAGCTAAGCGGCTGCAGCTTCATAGATATTTAGAGAGTGGTAtcagtcttctcatctaactctgtgcAACAAAGCAAAGTTCCAAAAATGtagaactgttcctttaaacgtAGACAAAGTGGCATTTTTAATTGACTGTTGGTCTTCTTGAGAAGCAGCCAGTGGTCGCTGGCTGAGTGGGAAGCGGGGTGTTGTGGGCGTGCCTTCGATGGGTGAACAGCTCATCTGCTGTAGCTAGCCGTGTGTCTGTAGGCTGCTTTTTACTGTGTTTGACACTTAAAACTTGGGATGTCAGTCGGGGCGTTCATTTTGGGCCAAGCCGTCTGTGAGCAGAACTAAAACCAGGATGTTGGGCTGAACATCATCAGTAGTTCCAGTTTTTAAACTTAACAAAGAAACAACActtgaccaaaatgtgaattCTGTGATGCATTTTAAATACGTTGGATTTGAAGATTAATATGAAATTAATTCTGCTGTGTTTACAATTTCAGCCATTTGGTAAGCAGATGTACGTTTTTAAATTTGAGCAGGTGGTCGTCTGCTGACTTCACCAAACCTTTCGGCCTGGATTCGCCTAAACGAATGCACCTGTTTGTAACGCACGGATGTTGCACAAGTGTTTTATGTTCTGGAAATCAACTTGAAGTTccagtttatttattaaaaagtaCACACGTAATGAGCTCTCTGGTCTGTTTTCATGAAGcacccacacaaacactgcTGACAAACTTAAAACGCTCAGAATGGGGATGTTCTGCTGCTACGGGTCtctcaatcaaaacaataacaagaCGGACTTTGATGACGTTGAGAAGCAGCGTGGGATTATGGGAGTTGTTGTCTTCGTTGTTAAACAACCACCATTGGCGATTTTATTCACTCTTCAAACATCATAAAAGTGGTCTTTATTTGTGAAgattaagtatcataaacgtgtgtttgccacagagcttattttctgcaataatccaaaatcctattggctttttgtggagggaaccgGGGCgacgctaacttcctggttggcctacaaacatacatccctggagcactccgCTCTGTGAGCTGGATCGATGctgaaatatcaataaatgAATGCCCTTGTTACTTGATTAAAATTACAGATTTCTCTGGGTTTGAGCTTTGTTGGAAACATTTGAGATGATAAGTacacaactcaacaaaatataGAACATAAGTTAAtcgtttttagacattttaaagcGGAAATGTTAAGAAAAAAATCGTCTTCCAGGACCTTGTGAgctcattagattattattactcatgcattaatgtgtcGTTGGTTGAGCTGGAGCTCAACTTTTGATTTAttaactaaagattattttcattatggatccatccatccatctgcaaccgcttatcccgttaggggtcgcgggggggctggagccgatcccagccgacattgggcgaaggcagagTACACCCTGGCCAGGTCGCCAGttcatcgcagggctgacacatagagacatacaaccattcacgctcacattcacacctacgggcaattttagagtccacaattaacctaacctgcatgtctttggactgtgggaggaaaccggagtacccggagaaaacccacgctaacacggggagaacatgcaaactccacacagaagggtcccaagccggattcgaacctgcaaccctctagctgtgaggcgccagtgctaaccactgcaccattaatctgattattttctccattaatttattgattgtttggtttgtaaaaatagtgaaaacaatgagccagagcccaaagtgacacctTCACCGTGTTTGTTtagtccaaccaacagtccaaacctcaacattattactaatatattaatgttaacattattaaaagaaaaagcagcaaatcattaaatgtttttacatgaacaaTGACTAAACGATTATTAAAATCTAAAAAAGTTGACAATTTCAGCTGTAGGTGTAATGTACTATAAATTGTTGTTGAattcataaaaaacaaacttttaatgtgttttgtgttcaaaacacattaaaacacagttAGTAAAGTACATAAAGCTGTCAGATTaatgtagttgagtagaagtagaaagtggtATGAATAGAAgactcaagtacaagtacctcagatTTGTATTTAAGTGTAGTACTTAACCGCCGCTATCTGGACTGTCGGGAcggccaacaacaacaacaacaacaacaacaaaaggcaGAATTTCAACAGTTTAGAGTCAATAAAAATCCGACACGTGcgtctttaaataaaaatggttTATTCTCTTTCAATATAGCTTTTGTTCTATCCGTAGCAGAAAAGAGCCTCCATGCCACTCAGTGCTAAAACTGGATCTCAGGTCACCACAGCATCGTAATGACGGACAAACGTCTTTACAGCACAACACCGGCTTGATACTGATCCAACAACAGTCACTTTGCTCATTTTAAAAACAggttgaggggggggggggggcgggggtgttgggaggcaggaggaggaggaggaagaggaagaggagggtgtgggttgggttgggttgggttgggttgggttgggttgggttgggttgggttgggggggggggggggggggttctgaaCAGATTATCTGTGACTCGGACCAAGCAGCgcagatcccccccccccccccgggtTTTGTTGGGAGAAGTTTAATCCGTGCGTGTTTGTGTATGCTGCAAAATTGACATCTTGCATCCAGTATGGCTGTTGATGTGGAGGCAGAAGTTTCTGCCACGAAAAGGTCACAAGTTGAGGTAACAAAGATTCTTCCTGATTGGACGAAAggggaacaaaaaaaacagaccaaTCAGAGGTCAAACAATGATCATCTGATGGATTACAGGACTGTAGAAATGTTAGGCGCGGATTACGTTAACAGGTGTTTCTGTTTGGCTACCCTCGTTGACAGAAATAATAGAAACATCTGTCAGTCAGTAGAACACAATTCAAATCGAATTGACACCTCTCAAACAGTTTAAACTGATTTACTGCacgactgttgtattagactgcattagctTTAGCTAGGTATGTATAGGTATGTATGCTGTGTGCATTACCTGCTCTCTGGTTATCATGTTGCATTGGAGCTGCTTATGGCCTTTGTGCCGTCTGTATTGGCGTTTGCCTGTTCCTTCACCACAGCATCTGAGGGACAAATACTCACTTTTACTTCAGGTCAGTTCTCAGGTAAATGAAGCATATATACAGGTGTGTCTTTGTCCTGGTGTCTGAAGTTAACTTCAGTTAAAATAAGTCTTTatactttgtttttataaatttcaTGCACCGTCcataaaaataagaagaaaacgtacaaaaaaatatgaagaTAAATGTATTGGTAATAATAGGGACTACCTAACTAGTCGTAAAGTTGGTATTAAGgtcctttacacaccgggggggtgacgaataaacaacacgaaaatgcaaaatacttgcctgcgaatattatatgtctagggtcttttattgtgaaaggtaagaacaaaAGGAGTGGGTCTGGCTTCCTTTGTTGACGTTGAAAGAatcaataaagtttgccgtcttggtttggacttcggagcctccgtgttgttgtttcagaaATACAGACGTAACTCAACCCGCTCTgaacaacgtgattggttgatgcctttaatCGCAGTGCGAAAGCTCCGAAAAATCTGCCTCGTTCTGAAAAAGTGAGGCTTTTTCGCTGCGTAATATTCACGTTAAATACACCAAAAACAACAGTACCAAAAAATATTAACGTGCaaattaataacaaaacaaagttGATAGATAAAGAAGATAGCTTCTTACTAATGTCATTCATACATAGGCCGTGTTTGGGACTAGCGCTGTCCTTCGCACCCACgtatttaattcagttttgtctcgtaTTGAGAATTTTTGGAAcgaatataacaataaaacgCATCGGACTCAGTatgcaaggtttctgtgcgtaaCGTTTTTTATCAGCTGGCG
This window of the Sebastes fasciatus isolate fSebFas1 chromosome 2, fSebFas1.pri, whole genome shotgun sequence genome carries:
- the kiaa0895l gene encoding microtubule-associated tyrosine carboxypeptidase 1, with amino-acid sequence MVLDSGGVFMDQVKGESVGSSRDLLEPDVRAPKTAAMSRSPAKRCNVAKKEKVSLNGLPAQTNSSQVAQRRPSSSSSSKGLGTPRPPLRRPLSLEITPQRLRGSQEQMADRRIVQPPWRSGSAAPSPPTRSLTSPSLGAGGWMRRSESTCSVNYPLGFRATKGQLRPATSLPHIAKGVGDRSLPTGSRPCLLVALRPLNLEQEKQTFFQSDYKYEPQFEYAQPEPRSVLEKYREGSGLFLEQAVGIMECVLRKFSSYENFEEVTGGSVLPKSQVWAAVRKYLQKEGCVGEVVVRLSDELLSQAVMVVESCRPTLTINLAGARQHWLEGMLRHEIGTHYLRGVNNNLQPWSTTEGRKQYGLKPANPTEEGLASLHSVLLRKQPYLWRAALLYYTVYHATSMSFSRLFSHIARFVQDPDVRWEYCLRAKRGQTDTSQPGCFSKDQVYLDGILRILRHRRNIDFKMLTSLGKVSFEDVERLRHLAVLPRTRIPHFMRDQERYLQHLDHIVAVNDLDDSSLQHLLP